In Longimicrobiales bacterium, the genomic stretch GGCGAGCGACGATGATGCGGCCCGACGGGATGCGGATCCTGACGCGGCGGACCGCGAGGGTGCGATGCACCGGCATGATGCCAGCGAGATCCTGCGCGGGCGTGTGCTCGTGATCGAGCACGCGTGCAGCGGCTGCCACGGCGGCACGCTCGACCCTGCGGACGAGAAGTGGATGGTCGGCATGACCAGCCCGGACCTGGAGTTCCGCATCGGACCGTGCGCCATGGATCCGGACGCGACGCCCTGCTTCCGCACGCGCCCGCGCAACCTCACCCCGGACAACACCACCGGCATCGGTCGCTTCAGTGAGCGCCAGATCTTCAACGCGCTGCGCTACGGGCTCCGCCCCGGGGAAACGGCGGACGTCGAGATCACGTCGAGTGTGCCCGGTGTCGGCAACTTCCCGGAGGATCCGAAGTACCTCGCGCCGCCGATGCCCTGGCCCGCATGGCGACACATGCCCGACGAGGACCTGTGGGCGATCGCCGCGTATCTCAAGCACGCCGTGAAGCCCGTCGCTCATCGCGTGGCCGACAGCGAGGGGCCGCCGGACTTCTGGGCGAGCGAGTACACCGAAGAGAAGATGGGCGCGTACCCTGCACCGCCCTTCCCGACGGCACAGGAAGTCGAGCCGCCCGCGGCGCAGCGCGCGCTGGTGCTGCGCGGCCGGCAGGCGGTGCTGCAGCACGCCTGCGGCGACTGCCACGGCGGGTGGGTCAACCCCGCCTCGGAGCGCTGGCTCAGTGGCGCACGTGAAGGAGAGGCTCCCTTCCCCGTCGGCGCATGCGTCGCCGACCCGAAGGCGACGCCCTGCTTCGCAACCTATCCGCGAAACCTCACGCCGCACGGCACCAGCGGCATCGGCCCCTACAGCGAGCAGCAGCTCTTCAATGCGCTCCGGTTCGGACTCAGGCCGAAGTTCGCCCCCGACGGCGTGATCGGCAGCGACACCGCGTTCCCCGCAGAGCCGCACTTCCTCGCGCCATCGATGCCATGGGCTGCCTGGCGCCACATGAGCGACGACGACCTGCGCGCCATCGCGGCGTACCTGAAGCACGGCCTCAGGCCGGTGGAGAACCTGCCGCCCGCGAGCGACGAGCCGGCCGACTTCTGGGCCAGCGAATCGACGCCGGAGAAGACGGGACCGTATCCCGCGCCGCCGTTCCCGACAGAGCGGGAGGTGAGGCCGGAGGGATCGTGAAGACGTGC encodes the following:
- a CDS encoding zf-TFIIB domain-containing protein; translation: MVRDPVRLLRPLSLVMLVVALGAFAARPHGGVGLRAGASDDDAARRDADPDAADREGAMHRHDASEILRGRVLVIEHACSGCHGGTLDPADEKWMVGMTSPDLEFRIGPCAMDPDATPCFRTRPRNLTPDNTTGIGRFSERQIFNALRYGLRPGETADVEITSSVPGVGNFPEDPKYLAPPMPWPAWRHMPDEDLWAIAAYLKHAVKPVAHRVADSEGPPDFWASEYTEEKMGAYPAPPFPTAQEVEPPAAQRALVLRGRQAVLQHACGDCHGGWVNPASERWLSGAREGEAPFPVGACVADPKATPCFATYPRNLTPHGTSGIGPYSEQQLFNALRFGLRPKFAPDGVIGSDTAFPAEPHFLAPSMPWAAWRHMSDDDLRAIAAYLKHGLRPVENLPPASDEPADFWASESTPEKTGPYPAPPFPTEREVRPEGS